A genome region from Prinia subflava isolate CZ2003 ecotype Zambia chromosome 12, Cam_Psub_1.2, whole genome shotgun sequence includes the following:
- the FUT7 gene encoding alpha-(1,3)-fucosyltransferase 7, whose protein sequence is MPWALPLRWSPWGRPGVKALVTAGVFITILWNLRFFLNPSKGSGKDSKHREPLVILVWEWPSKQVPSVSRDVCHELYSITGCQLTTERQLLHKANVVVFPHSRLQPGRDKLPKERLPGQNWIWVSLESPSNTRALAAWNQTFNWVMTYRQDSDIFIPYGKLVPNRSATVNIPAKTNLVSWVISNYHKTQKRAEVYKNLSKYLHVNIYGKANNKPLCKDCLLPTISKSKFYLAFENSIHRDYITEKLWRNSLLAGTVPVVLGPPRANYEQFVPADSFIHVNDFGSLEELATFLKTMNSSRYQQFFAWQRRFSVKLYTDWRERICAICTAYPRLPHGHIYPDLQSWFNS, encoded by the coding sequence CACCATGGGGCCGGCCTGGTGTGAAGGCCTTGGTCACTGCCGGGGTGTTTATAACCATCCTCTGGAACCTGAGGTTCTTCCTCAACCCCTCCAAGGGCTCTGGAAAAGACTCTAAACACAGGGAGCCACTGGTGATCCTGGTGTGGGAATGGCCCTCCAAGCAGGTCCCCAGTGTCAGCAGAGACGTGTGCCATGAGCTGTACAGCATCACAGGCTGCCAGCTCACCACAGAGCGGCAGCTCCTTCACAAGGCCAATGTGGTGGTTTTCCCCCACTccaggctccagcctggccgGGACAAACTGCCCAAGGAGAGGCTGCCGGGGCAGAACTGGATATGGGTCTCCCTGGAGTCCCCCTCCAACACTAGAGCTCTAGCAGCATGGAACCAGACTTTCAACTGGGTGATGACCTACAGACAGGATTCAGACATCTTCATCCCCTATGGGAAGCTTGTGCCCAACCGGTCAGCTACTGTGAACATCCCTGCAAAGACCAACTTGGTGTCCTGGGTTATCAGCAATTACCACAAGACTCAGAAAAGAGCTGAAGTCTACAAAAACCTCTCCAAATACCTCCATGTGAATATATATGGGAAAGCTAACAACAAACCCCTCTGCAAGGACTGTCTCTTGCCAACAATATCCAAGTCCAAGTTCTACCTGGCCTTTGAGAACTCCATCCACCGGGACTACATCACAGAGAAACTCTGGAGGAACTCACTGCTGGCCGGCACTGTGCCTGTGGTGCTGGGGCCACCCAGGGCCAACTATGAGCAGTTTGTTCCTGCAGACTCCTTCATCCATGTCAATGACTTTGGCTCCTTGGAGGAGCTGGCCACCTTCCTGAAGACCATGAACTCCAGCCGCTACCAGCagttctttgcctggcagaggaggTTCAGTGTGAAGCTCTACACTGACTGGAGGGAGCGGATCTGTGCCATCTGCACAGCATACCCCCGCCTGCCCCATGGCCACATCTATCCTGACCTGCAGAGCTGGTTCAACTCCTAG
- the LOC134557082 gene encoding POU domain, class 5, transcription factor 3-like: protein MPSHQSLAPVHGASSSPKLFPFLSRLCSSGGSQVGRPRGCCCPNTGGAPPNSVGPEGSEGRGSPRVPRDRRGLRPHGRIGVLPLSVPTGPPRPLLRRRWVRTGAAPSHRTFPPCPPPPWRIKFTPDPPMQGPMGPGPISIRLGPAPPLSEAPAAPQQGGSGRQPPHVALGQRAAGSMFSPDGGLPAAPFGLLTDAGPPFPRGSFDGAPAQPLFFPFSATAEPEPTRDPPPARAWLPPPGPVPPAKAEARPGRPCSQPEPEPRTAACCGPAWPPPPWAGPAPSGPTALPGPSFHGPAAPAFPGPQLCPAAVQTGSGGPSGLGSSGSSSGAASEGGHSSDSGEEDTPTSGELEQFAKDLKHKRIMLGFTQADVGLALGTLYGKMFSQTTICRFEALQLSFKNMCKLKPLLQRWLNEAENTDNMQEMCNAEQVLAQARKRKRRTSIETNVKGTLESFFRKCVKPSPQEISQIAEDLNLDKDVVRVWFCNRRQKGKRLLLPYGNEAEGMMYDMNQPLVPSTLPIPVTSQGYSLAPSPPVYMPTFHKAEMFPQALQPGLSMSNSGH from the exons ATGCCCTCACACCAGTCCCTGGCCCCGGTTCATGGCGCCAGTAGCTCCCCAAAGCTATTCCCTTTCTTGTCTAGGCTCTGCAGCTCGGGAGGTTCCCAGGTGGGAAGACcccgtggctgctgctgccctaaCACTGGCGGGGCGCCCCCGAACAGCGTGGGGCCGGAGGGGAGCGAGGGACGTGGGTCTCCTCGAGTCCCTCGGGACCGGAGGGGTTTGAGGCCCCATGGCAGGATCGGTGTCCTCCCCCTCTCTGTCCCAACGGGGCCGCCCCGTCCACTTCTCCGCCGGCGCTGGGTGCGGACAGGAGCAGCCCCCTCCCATCGCACCTTTCCTCCGTGCCCCCCGCCCCCCTGGAGGATCAAGTTCACGCCCGACCCACCGATGCAGGGCCCAATGGGGCCGGGGCCCATCTCCAtccggctcggcccggccccgccactCTCAGAGGCCCCGGCGGCGCCgcagcagggaggcagcggCCGGCAGCCCCCGCATGTAGCCCTAGGGCAGCGGGCGGCGGGCAGCATGTTCAGCCCGGACGGGGGGCTGCCGGCCGCCCCCTTCGGCCTCCTGACCGACGCCGGACCTCCCTTCCCCCGCGGCAGCTTCGACGGGGCGCCCGCGCAGCCgctctttttccccttctccgCCACTGCCGAGCCCGAGCCCACCCGCGACCCGCCGCCGGCCCGCGCCTGGctgcccccgcccggccccgtGCCGCCCGCCAAGGCGGAGGCGCGCCCGGGCcggccctgcagccagcccgAGCCCGAGCCTCGCACCGCCGCTTGCTGCGGCCCGGCCTGGCCGCCCCCGCCCTGGGCCGGCCCTGCGCCCTCCGGCCCCACCGCCCTGCCCGGGCCGTCTTTCCATGGCCCGGCCGCCCCTGCCTTCCCtggcccccagctctgcccagccgCGGTGCAGACGGGCTCCGGCGGCCCctcggggctgggcagcagcgGCAGTTCCAGCGGCGCCGCCAGCGAGGGCGGACACTCCAGCGACAGCGGTGAGGAG GATACGCCAACctcaggagagctggagcagtTCGCCAAGGACCTCAAGCACAAGCGCATCATGCTGGGCTTCACCCAGGCTGACGTGGGGCTGGCGCTGGGTACACTCTACG GAAAGATGTTCAGCCAGACGACCATCTGCCGCTTCGAAGCTCTCCAGCTCAGCTTCAAGAACATGTGCAAGCTAAAGCCGCTGCTGCAGCGCTGGCTCAACGAGGCAGAGAACACGGACAACATGCAAGAG ATGTGCAATGCAGAGCAAGTACTGGCCCAAGCCCGGAAGAGAAAACGCAGGACCAGCATCGAGACCAACGTAAAAGGGACACTGGAGAGCTTCTTCCGCAAGTGTGTGAAGCCCAGTCCCCAGGAGATCTCCCAGATTGCGGAGGACCTCAACCTGGATAAAGAT GTGGTCCGGGTCTGGTTCTGCAACCGGCGTCAGAAAGGCAAacggctgctgctgccctaCGGCAACGAGGCAGAGGGAATGATGTATGACATGAACCAGCCCCTGGTGCCCTCCACTCTGCCCATCCCAGTGACGTCCCAGGGCTACAGCCTGGCGCCCTCCCCTCCTGTTTACATGCCAACCTTCCACAAAGCCGAGATGTTTCCGCAAGCgctgcagcctgggctctcCATGAGTAACAGCGGCCACTGA
- the NPDC1 gene encoding neural proliferation differentiation and control protein 1 isoform X3, translating to MVAARGAAARRGALLVLLAALGSFRLRLARAAASCPRSLDCALQRREFCPPGSGACGPCLPPFQEDDRGHCVQKQLSPSGRTSIPSLEAEIDFLADVLARQEAPRRHPLQDGRPRATLVPDGSRQRAASRVREGHLQQGPTGTMAATTLPTTATVQRYSGVEASPIPANDNIVLGLIVVCTVAGISALIVAAICWCRLQKEVRLAQKADYSAQRVTSPLPYDKISVRHPCSSLWGVWHSGPSALLEGFSHGGGPPPAWLEPSKAQSSQLFLLSPQPGDKTLAQSAQMYHYQHQKQQMLSLEKHKEEPKLPDSASSDEENEDGDFTVYECPGLAPTGEMEVRNPLFDDFSLHPSNPKSHQ from the exons cagcgTCGTGTCCCCGGAGCCTGGACTGTGCCCTGCAGCGCCGAGAGTTCTGCCCGCCAGGGTCAGGTGCCTGCGGGCCCTGCCTGCCCCCCTTCCAGGAGGACGACCGCGGGCACTGTGTCCAGAAGCAGCTCTCACCCAGTG GACGGACCTCCATTCCCAGCTTGGAGGCAGAAATTGATTTTCTCGCGGATGTGCTGGCCAGGCAGGAGGCTCCTCGCCGTCACCCGCTACAGGATGGCAGACCCAGGG CCACCCTGGTGCCCGACGGCAGCAGACAGCGTGCAGCCAGCAGGGTGAGAGAGGGGCATCTGCAGCAGGGTCCCACTGGCACCATGGCAGCCACCACCCTTCCCACCACCGCCACGGTCCAGCGGTACTCTGGGGTGGAGGCATCCCCCATCCCTGCAAATGACAACATCGTGCTCG GGCTGATCGTGGTGTGCACAGTGGCTGGGATCTCAGCGCTCATCGTGGCAGCCATCTGCTGGTGCAG GCTGCAGAAGGAAGTCAGACTGGCACAGAAAGCAGACTACTCAGCCCAGCGAGTAACCAGCCCCCTGCCCTACGACAAGATCTCGGTAAGGCACCCATGTTCCTCCCTGTGGGGTGTTTGGCACTCGGGCCCCAGTGCTCTGCTGGAGGGATTCTCACATGGAGGAGGCCCCCcaccagcctggctggagccttCCAAAGCCCAGTCTTcacagctgttcctgctctctccaCAGCCCGGGGATAAGACGCTGGCTCAGAGTGCCCAAATGTACCACTACCAGCACCAAAAGCAGCAGATGCTCTCCCTGGAGAA ACATAAAGAGGAGCCCAAGCTGCCAGACTCGGCATCATCTGATGAGGAGAATGAGGATGGAGACTTCACTGTGTAtgagtgccctgggctggctccg ACCGGAGAAATGGAAGTGAGAAACCCGCTGTTTGACGACTTCTCCTTACACCCCTCCAACCCCAAGTCGCACCAGTAA
- the NPDC1 gene encoding neural proliferation differentiation and control protein 1 isoform X1 — protein MVAARGAAARRGALLVLLAALGSFRLRLARAASCPRSLDCALQRREFCPPGSGACGPCLPPFQEDDRGHCVQKQLSPSGRTSIPSLEAEIDFLADVLARQEAPRRHPLQDGRPRATLVPDGSRQRAASRVREGHLQQGPTGTMAATTLPTTATVQRYSGVEASPIPANDNIVLGLIVVCTVAGISALIVAAICWCRLQKEVRLAQKADYSAQRVTSPLPYDKISVRHPCSSLWGVWHSGPSALLEGFSHGGGPPPAWLEPSKAQSSQLFLLSPQPGDKTLAQSAQMYHYQHQKQQMLSLEKHKEEPKLPDSASSDEENEDGDFTVYECPGLAPTGEMEVRNPLFDDFSLHPSNPKSHQ, from the exons cgTCGTGTCCCCGGAGCCTGGACTGTGCCCTGCAGCGCCGAGAGTTCTGCCCGCCAGGGTCAGGTGCCTGCGGGCCCTGCCTGCCCCCCTTCCAGGAGGACGACCGCGGGCACTGTGTCCAGAAGCAGCTCTCACCCAGTG GACGGACCTCCATTCCCAGCTTGGAGGCAGAAATTGATTTTCTCGCGGATGTGCTGGCCAGGCAGGAGGCTCCTCGCCGTCACCCGCTACAGGATGGCAGACCCAGGG CCACCCTGGTGCCCGACGGCAGCAGACAGCGTGCAGCCAGCAGGGTGAGAGAGGGGCATCTGCAGCAGGGTCCCACTGGCACCATGGCAGCCACCACCCTTCCCACCACCGCCACGGTCCAGCGGTACTCTGGGGTGGAGGCATCCCCCATCCCTGCAAATGACAACATCGTGCTCG GGCTGATCGTGGTGTGCACAGTGGCTGGGATCTCAGCGCTCATCGTGGCAGCCATCTGCTGGTGCAG GCTGCAGAAGGAAGTCAGACTGGCACAGAAAGCAGACTACTCAGCCCAGCGAGTAACCAGCCCCCTGCCCTACGACAAGATCTCGGTAAGGCACCCATGTTCCTCCCTGTGGGGTGTTTGGCACTCGGGCCCCAGTGCTCTGCTGGAGGGATTCTCACATGGAGGAGGCCCCCcaccagcctggctggagccttCCAAAGCCCAGTCTTcacagctgttcctgctctctccaCAGCCCGGGGATAAGACGCTGGCTCAGAGTGCCCAAATGTACCACTACCAGCACCAAAAGCAGCAGATGCTCTCCCTGGAGAA ACATAAAGAGGAGCCCAAGCTGCCAGACTCGGCATCATCTGATGAGGAGAATGAGGATGGAGACTTCACTGTGTAtgagtgccctgggctggctccg ACCGGAGAAATGGAAGTGAGAAACCCGCTGTTTGACGACTTCTCCTTACACCCCTCCAACCCCAAGTCGCACCAGTAA
- the NPDC1 gene encoding neural proliferation differentiation and control protein 1 isoform X2 produces the protein MVAARGAAARRGALLVLLAALGSFRLRLARAAASCPRSLDCALQRREFCPPGSGACGPCLPPFQEDDRGHCVQKQLSPSGRTSIPSLEAEIDFLADVLARQEAPRRHPLQDGRPRATLVPDGSRQRAASRVREGHLQQGPTGTMAATTLPTTATVQRYSGVEASPIPANDNIVLGLIVVCTVAGISALIVAAICWCRLQKEVRLAQKADYSAQRVTSPLPYDKISPGDKTLAQSAQMYHYQHQKQQMLSLEKHKEEPKLPDSASSDEENEDGDFTVYECPGLAPTGEMEVRNPLFDDFSLHPSNPKSHQ, from the exons cagcgTCGTGTCCCCGGAGCCTGGACTGTGCCCTGCAGCGCCGAGAGTTCTGCCCGCCAGGGTCAGGTGCCTGCGGGCCCTGCCTGCCCCCCTTCCAGGAGGACGACCGCGGGCACTGTGTCCAGAAGCAGCTCTCACCCAGTG GACGGACCTCCATTCCCAGCTTGGAGGCAGAAATTGATTTTCTCGCGGATGTGCTGGCCAGGCAGGAGGCTCCTCGCCGTCACCCGCTACAGGATGGCAGACCCAGGG CCACCCTGGTGCCCGACGGCAGCAGACAGCGTGCAGCCAGCAGGGTGAGAGAGGGGCATCTGCAGCAGGGTCCCACTGGCACCATGGCAGCCACCACCCTTCCCACCACCGCCACGGTCCAGCGGTACTCTGGGGTGGAGGCATCCCCCATCCCTGCAAATGACAACATCGTGCTCG GGCTGATCGTGGTGTGCACAGTGGCTGGGATCTCAGCGCTCATCGTGGCAGCCATCTGCTGGTGCAG GCTGCAGAAGGAAGTCAGACTGGCACAGAAAGCAGACTACTCAGCCCAGCGAGTAACCAGCCCCCTGCCCTACGACAAGATCTCG CCCGGGGATAAGACGCTGGCTCAGAGTGCCCAAATGTACCACTACCAGCACCAAAAGCAGCAGATGCTCTCCCTGGAGAA ACATAAAGAGGAGCCCAAGCTGCCAGACTCGGCATCATCTGATGAGGAGAATGAGGATGGAGACTTCACTGTGTAtgagtgccctgggctggctccg ACCGGAGAAATGGAAGTGAGAAACCCGCTGTTTGACGACTTCTCCTTACACCCCTCCAACCCCAAGTCGCACCAGTAA